One window from the genome of Hyperolius riggenbachi isolate aHypRig1 chromosome 6, aHypRig1.pri, whole genome shotgun sequence encodes:
- the LOC137523116 gene encoding zinc finger protein 93-like isoform X1 produces MSGKVRLRHHDAAGLSLEKPSKSCWKKKVEEPEDMSELLRSHSDTSGECPPPPCPDCGRTFHTLRAYKLHCRNHTDDLSYTCKYCDLARAGASGGGDGKPYCCSHCGRRFWWLLALHRHHEQQHTGKRGYQCSPCGKQLPNHKAFRKHQQSHRKDWVCVWCSKSFTSSGKLSRHIRIHTGERPYQCPDCPQAFTQLETLRVHQWVHEDPKPYQCQDCGQGFRARSTFEKHKNLHVSRKPFPCPVCGKTFFFSSRYKRHQRVHTGEKPYKCQDCGKSFNQRSNYQRHWAIHVGKRPFPCDQCEKRFSQASNYRRHLRTHRKEPDKWQEEDYKCIECGACFKLEGELHEHYIQHARGEV; encoded by the exons GTCCGCCTCCGGCACCATGACGCTGCAGGGTTGTCGCTGGAGAAACCATCAAAGTCGTGCTGGAAGAAGAAAGTGGAGGAACCTGAAGATATGTCAG AACTATTAAGGAGTCATTCGGACACCTCAGGAGAATGCCCGCCGCCCCCTTGTCCTGACTGCGGACGGACTTTCCACACGCTTCGTGCTTACAAGCTTCACTGTCGCAATCACACCGATGACCTCTCCTACACCTGCAAGTACTGTGACCTCGCCCGCGCAGGTGCctcaggaggaggagatggaaagCCCTACTGCTGCTCTCACTGCGGGCGCCGGTTCTGGTGGCTCTTGGCACTACACCGCCATCACGAACAGCAGCACACCGGCAAGCGAGGGTACCAGTGTTCACCGTGCGGCAAGCAGCTGCCCAACCATAAGGCGTTCCGGAAGCACCAGCAGTCTCACCGCAAGGACTGGGTGTGCGTGTGGTGCAGCAAGTCTTTCACCAGCTCAGGAAAACTGTCACGGCACATTCGCATTCACACAGGGGAGCGTCCTTACCAGTGCCCAGACTGCCCCCAGGCGTTCACTCAGCTCGAGACCCTGCGTGTTCACCAGTGGGTCCATGAGGATCCTAAACCCTACCAGTGCCAGGACTGCGGGCAAGGCTTCCGGGCCAGGAGCACCTTCGAGAAGCACAAGAACCTGCATGTGTCCCGGAAGCCTTTCCCTTGCCCAGTCTGCGGAAagaccttcttcttctcctcccgcTATAAGCGACACCAGCGCGTTCATACGGGTGAAAAGCCCTACAAGTGCCAGGATTGTGGCAAGAGCTTTAACCAGCGGTCTAACTATCAGCGCCATTGGGCGATCCACGTGGGTAAGAGACCTTTTCCATGCGACCAGTGCGAAAAGCGCTTCAGCCAAGCCTCCAATTACCGGCGGCACCTGAGAACTCACCGTAAGGAACCGGATAAGTGGCAGGAGGAGGACTACAAGTGCATCGAATGTGGGGCCTGCTTCAAGCTAGAAGGGGAGTTGCATGAGCATTACATCCAACATGCCAGGGGGGAGGTGTGA
- the LOC137523116 gene encoding zinc finger protein 585B-like isoform X2, with protein sequence MSELLRSHSDTSGECPPPPCPDCGRTFHTLRAYKLHCRNHTDDLSYTCKYCDLARAGASGGGDGKPYCCSHCGRRFWWLLALHRHHEQQHTGKRGYQCSPCGKQLPNHKAFRKHQQSHRKDWVCVWCSKSFTSSGKLSRHIRIHTGERPYQCPDCPQAFTQLETLRVHQWVHEDPKPYQCQDCGQGFRARSTFEKHKNLHVSRKPFPCPVCGKTFFFSSRYKRHQRVHTGEKPYKCQDCGKSFNQRSNYQRHWAIHVGKRPFPCDQCEKRFSQASNYRRHLRTHRKEPDKWQEEDYKCIECGACFKLEGELHEHYIQHARGEV encoded by the exons ATGTCAG AACTATTAAGGAGTCATTCGGACACCTCAGGAGAATGCCCGCCGCCCCCTTGTCCTGACTGCGGACGGACTTTCCACACGCTTCGTGCTTACAAGCTTCACTGTCGCAATCACACCGATGACCTCTCCTACACCTGCAAGTACTGTGACCTCGCCCGCGCAGGTGCctcaggaggaggagatggaaagCCCTACTGCTGCTCTCACTGCGGGCGCCGGTTCTGGTGGCTCTTGGCACTACACCGCCATCACGAACAGCAGCACACCGGCAAGCGAGGGTACCAGTGTTCACCGTGCGGCAAGCAGCTGCCCAACCATAAGGCGTTCCGGAAGCACCAGCAGTCTCACCGCAAGGACTGGGTGTGCGTGTGGTGCAGCAAGTCTTTCACCAGCTCAGGAAAACTGTCACGGCACATTCGCATTCACACAGGGGAGCGTCCTTACCAGTGCCCAGACTGCCCCCAGGCGTTCACTCAGCTCGAGACCCTGCGTGTTCACCAGTGGGTCCATGAGGATCCTAAACCCTACCAGTGCCAGGACTGCGGGCAAGGCTTCCGGGCCAGGAGCACCTTCGAGAAGCACAAGAACCTGCATGTGTCCCGGAAGCCTTTCCCTTGCCCAGTCTGCGGAAagaccttcttcttctcctcccgcTATAAGCGACACCAGCGCGTTCATACGGGTGAAAAGCCCTACAAGTGCCAGGATTGTGGCAAGAGCTTTAACCAGCGGTCTAACTATCAGCGCCATTGGGCGATCCACGTGGGTAAGAGACCTTTTCCATGCGACCAGTGCGAAAAGCGCTTCAGCCAAGCCTCCAATTACCGGCGGCACCTGAGAACTCACCGTAAGGAACCGGATAAGTGGCAGGAGGAGGACTACAAGTGCATCGAATGTGGGGCCTGCTTCAAGCTAGAAGGGGAGTTGCATGAGCATTACATCCAACATGCCAGGGGGGAGGTGTGA